The Orenia marismortui DSM 5156 genome window below encodes:
- a CDS encoding P1 family peptidase, whose translation MKDYITDIPGIKVGHAHNKDGMTGCTIILAEEGAVAGVDVRGSAPGTRETDLLNPINMIEKVNAILLSGGSAFGLAAADGAMSALEEANIGFDVGVTKVPIIPTAVLFDLGVGDPTIRPNFKMGYHAVKAASSNEKRLGKVGVGMGCTVGKLLGQKHATPSGLGSSSLKLNNDIYIGAIVGLNAFGDIYNHKGDIIAGCQDDEGRFINTYQAMKKKKIKGFGKNTTIGVIATNAKLSKAEATKIAQVAHNGYAKHINPVHTMLDGDTIFAMSTGHKNIDINLLATAASDVMGRAIVKAIQAVNLG comes from the coding sequence ATGAAAGATTATATTACTGATATTCCAGGAATTAAAGTTGGCCATGCACATAACAAGGATGGAATGACTGGATGTACAATAATATTAGCAGAAGAAGGAGCAGTAGCTGGAGTAGATGTAAGAGGTTCTGCTCCAGGAACTAGAGAAACAGATTTATTAAACCCGATTAATATGATTGAAAAAGTAAATGCCATCTTATTATCAGGTGGTAGTGCTTTTGGTTTAGCAGCTGCTGATGGGGCAATGTCTGCTTTAGAAGAAGCTAATATTGGATTTGATGTCGGAGTTACAAAGGTACCCATAATTCCAACTGCTGTTCTCTTTGATTTAGGGGTAGGTGATCCTACAATTAGACCAAATTTCAAGATGGGGTATCATGCTGTAAAAGCTGCCTCCTCTAATGAAAAACGTCTTGGAAAAGTAGGCGTTGGAATGGGATGTACTGTAGGAAAGCTATTAGGACAAAAACATGCTACTCCTAGCGGATTAGGAAGTTCCAGCCTCAAATTGAATAATGATATCTATATCGGAGCTATTGTTGGACTAAATGCTTTTGGTGATATTTATAATCATAAAGGAGATATAATTGCTGGTTGCCAAGATGATGAGGGTAGATTCATTAACACTTATCAAGCAATGAAAAAGAAAAAAATTAAAGGCTTTGGAAAGAATACAACTATTGGAGTTATTGCAACTAATGCCAAACTAAGTAAAGCAGAAGCTACAAAAATAGCCCAAGTAGCTCATAATGGTTATGCAAAGCATATTAATCCTGTCCATACTATGTTAGATGGAGATACTATCTTTGCTATGAGCACTGGGCATAAAAATATCGATATTAACTTACTGGCTACTGCCGCTAGTGATGTGATGGGAAGAGCAATTGTAAAAGCCATTCAAGCAGTTAATCTAGGCTAA
- the lgt gene encoding prolipoprotein diacylglyceryl transferase encodes MNSSFLDPIAFSLGPLKVYWYGIIMASAVLFGLILASKEAERRKMNPDLVLDLVILAIPFAIVCARIYYVIFEWDYYRYNPDKIIAIWHGGIAIHGALIGSIIAAIIFTKKNKVNFWTLADVTAPSLILGQAIGRWGNFMNQEAHGGPVSKSFLEGLHLPTWIIEQMNINGIYYHPTFLYESIWNLTIFLFLFFYWKKQSFLKKGEVFLTYISLYSLGRFFIEGMRTDSLMLGPLRIAQVISILIIITSIGVSYYKRKLK; translated from the coding sequence ATGAATTCAAGCTTTTTAGATCCTATTGCATTTAGCTTAGGTCCATTAAAAGTTTATTGGTATGGAATTATTATGGCTTCAGCAGTATTATTTGGACTTATTTTGGCAAGCAAAGAAGCCGAAAGAAGAAAAATGAACCCTGACCTTGTTCTTGATTTAGTAATTTTAGCTATACCCTTTGCTATTGTATGTGCACGTATTTATTATGTCATTTTTGAATGGGATTATTATAGATATAACCCTGATAAGATAATTGCTATTTGGCATGGAGGTATAGCAATACACGGAGCTTTAATTGGATCAATTATAGCTGCTATAATTTTTACCAAGAAAAATAAAGTTAATTTCTGGACATTAGCAGATGTCACAGCTCCTAGTCTTATCTTAGGACAGGCTATTGGACGCTGGGGAAACTTTATGAATCAAGAAGCTCATGGTGGCCCAGTAAGTAAATCATTTTTGGAAGGTTTACACTTACCTACTTGGATCATAGAACAGATGAATATAAACGGTATTTATTATCATCCTACTTTCTTGTATGAATCTATTTGGAACTTAACTATATTCTTATTTTTGTTCTTCTATTGGAAGAAACAGAGCTTTCTAAAAAAAGGAGAAGTATTTTTAACTTATATAAGCCTATACTCCCTAGGAAGATTTTTTATCGAAGGCATGAGAACAGATAGCTTAATGTTAGGACCACTTCGCATAGCACAAGTTATTAGTATTCTTATTATAATAACTTCTATTGGTGTAAGTTATTATAAACGTAAGTTAAAATAA
- a CDS encoding redox-sensing transcriptional repressor Rex gives MKNITTPTTTIERLPLYYRYLEKVNSEGIEVISSKQLGDGLGIPSTQVRKDLSYYGEFGRRGVGYEVDVLMKNLKKILGLNNNWEIVLVGAGNLGQALVNYGGFKKLGLNINYVLDIAPDEIEGNLDEIEIYPMEKLNEVIKDNNIKIAIIAVPAEGAQEVANKLIESGVEAIWNFAPTHLKLPEDIKVRDEDLSIGLISLSYYLSN, from the coding sequence ATGAAAAATATAACGACTCCAACCACTACTATAGAAAGGTTGCCACTGTATTATAGATATTTAGAAAAGGTCAATAGTGAGGGGATAGAAGTTATATCTTCTAAACAGTTGGGCGATGGTTTGGGAATACCATCAACTCAAGTTAGAAAAGATTTATCTTATTATGGTGAGTTTGGCAGAAGAGGGGTAGGCTATGAGGTAGATGTGCTAATGAAAAATTTAAAAAAAATACTGGGGCTAAATAATAATTGGGAGATTGTTCTTGTAGGAGCAGGTAATTTGGGTCAGGCTCTAGTTAATTATGGAGGCTTTAAAAAGTTAGGATTAAATATAAATTATGTTTTAGATATTGCACCAGATGAAATTGAAGGTAATTTAGATGAGATTGAGATATATCCAATGGAGAAATTAAACGAAGTGATAAAAGATAACAATATAAAAATAGCTATTATTGCTGTGCCAGCAGAGGGAGCACAAGAAGTTGCTAATAAATTGATTGAGTCTGGTGTTGAAGCAATTTGGAATTTTGCACCTACTCATTTAAAGCTTCCTGAAGATATAAAGGTTAGAGATGAAGATTTATCAATTGGGCTGATTAGTTTATCTTATTATTTGTCAAATTAG
- a CDS encoding methyl-accepting chemotaxis protein: MIQLFNKSGAKSKKHFKGNTIFNKLLSILLGITLIITILIGSFSYFNFKGSLLDTSKKQLMMIARSTASNMHRIVENSMRNKRADQIKPAMILFMNMTDLTETLTNITREVFEPLNLKGNIFVLDKDGKVLMHSRSDNKVESYADNEFFKVISEDKRNKITYDTEDQSKGLARVSTSDYVERSENGIEYTAAYAKIASLDWTVVVDAETEDIVAAAHKVRNIVVLLGIIAILVVGLIAAWLAKRLSNPLKKTVEGMKKMAKGDFTATLDIDRKDELGMLATSFNKMSEQQSKMINDIKGIIDSLNSSSSELTVTLDDFTHDVNSTLDQVNKISASTQQVSASSEQVGSMAEQTKDIVGDGNKAIKLVVEQMAKIKQTVENSVEVIGNLDKKSLQIGEIVELITSISEQTNLLALNAAIEAARAGEAGKGFAVVADEIRDLASQSARAADKIQGLIGETQDESDKAVEAIQKGTEEVENGEKVISRAGKAFEGIKEATNETAIQMDETTRATQELAASAGEVVKVVGDLEEISRAISNTSTDLDNKAEKLENMISQFKV, translated from the coding sequence GTGATTCAACTGTTTAATAAATCTGGGGCTAAAAGTAAGAAGCATTTTAAGGGAAATACAATCTTTAATAAATTATTATCAATTTTATTAGGGATAACTCTTATAATTACTATTCTAATAGGTTCTTTTTCCTACTTTAATTTTAAAGGATCCTTATTAGACACATCTAAAAAGCAATTAATGATGATTGCTAGATCAACGGCTTCTAATATGCATAGAATTGTTGAAAACTCAATGAGAAATAAGAGGGCAGATCAAATTAAGCCAGCTATGATTTTATTTATGAATATGACTGATTTAACAGAAACGTTGACCAATATTACCCGTGAAGTATTTGAACCATTAAATTTAAAGGGAAATATATTTGTTCTTGATAAAGATGGAAAGGTTTTGATGCATAGTCGTTCAGATAATAAGGTTGAAAGTTATGCTGATAATGAATTCTTTAAAGTTATTTCTGAAGATAAGAGAAATAAGATCACTTATGATACAGAGGATCAAAGTAAAGGCTTAGCTAGGGTATCAACTAGTGACTATGTTGAAAGAAGTGAAAATGGTATTGAATATACAGCAGCATATGCTAAAATAGCTTCTTTAGACTGGACAGTTGTTGTAGATGCAGAAACAGAAGATATTGTAGCTGCTGCTCATAAGGTTAGAAATATTGTTGTTCTATTAGGGATTATTGCTATATTAGTTGTTGGTTTGATTGCTGCTTGGTTAGCAAAGAGATTATCTAATCCACTTAAGAAGACTGTTGAAGGTATGAAGAAAATGGCTAAGGGTGATTTTACAGCCACTTTAGATATTGATCGCAAAGATGAATTAGGTATGTTAGCAACTAGTTTCAATAAGATGAGTGAACAACAATCTAAGATGATTAATGATATCAAGGGCATTATAGATAGTTTAAATTCTTCTAGTAGTGAGTTAACAGTAACTTTAGATGATTTTACCCATGATGTAAACTCTACTTTGGATCAGGTTAATAAAATATCCGCTTCTACTCAACAGGTATCAGCAAGTAGTGAACAAGTAGGTTCAATGGCAGAACAGACTAAGGATATTGTTGGTGATGGTAACAAAGCAATTAAACTTGTTGTAGAACAGATGGCTAAGATAAAGCAGACAGTAGAGAATTCAGTTGAGGTAATTGGCAATCTAGATAAGAAATCATTGCAAATTGGTGAAATTGTAGAATTAATTACTTCAATTTCTGAGCAGACTAATTTATTAGCATTAAATGCTGCTATTGAGGCGGCTAGAGCAGGCGAGGCAGGAAAAGGATTTGCTGTTGTAGCAGATGAAATTAGAGATTTAGCAAGTCAATCTGCCAGGGCAGCAGATAAGATACAGGGCTTAATTGGTGAAACTCAGGATGAATCTGATAAGGCAGTGGAAGCGATTCAAAAAGGAACCGAAGAAGTAGAAAATGGTGAAAAGGTTATTAGTAGAGCTGGTAAGGCTTTTGAAGGTATTAAAGAGGCAACAAATGAAACAGCAATACAGATGGATGAAACTACTAGAGCTACTCAAGAATTAGCTGCTAGCGCTGGGGAAGTAGTTAAGGTGGTGGGTGATTTAGAAGAGATTTCAAGGGCAATTTCAAATACATCTACTGATTTAGATAATAAAGCTGAAAAATTAGAAAATATGATTTCACAATTTAAGGTTTAA
- a CDS encoding CheR family methyltransferase, whose product MKFPEFLDKASNKIKLDLNSYKENRVKRRINNLMKKHNIKDYKSCLNKLGSNSDFQEAFLEHMTINTSEFFRNPKNYEYLQNKIFPELFNKKNKIKIWSAAASNGCEAYTLAIILNELGIKANRYQIKATDIDPSILAEAKAGKYKDNALKKVPKEILNKYFTKKDDHYQLDSKIMSRVQFSRLDLLKDRYDNNLDLILCRNVFIYFTKEVKDQLTTKLSNSLVNDGILFLGNTEYLLKPDQFNLNKVYNSFYQKKQ is encoded by the coding sequence ATGAAATTCCCTGAATTTTTAGATAAAGCATCAAATAAAATCAAATTAGACCTTAATAGCTATAAAGAAAACCGAGTTAAAAGGCGAATTAATAATTTAATGAAAAAACACAATATAAAAGATTATAAAAGTTGCTTGAATAAACTTGGTAGTAATTCAGATTTTCAAGAAGCCTTTTTAGAGCATATGACAATTAATACATCTGAATTTTTCCGGAATCCAAAAAACTATGAATATTTACAAAATAAAATTTTCCCAGAATTATTTAATAAGAAGAATAAGATTAAGATTTGGAGCGCTGCAGCATCTAATGGTTGTGAGGCTTATACTTTAGCTATTATTCTTAATGAATTAGGTATCAAAGCAAACAGGTATCAAATTAAAGCGACAGACATTGATCCTAGTATATTAGCAGAAGCGAAAGCTGGAAAATATAAAGATAATGCCCTAAAAAAAGTACCAAAAGAGATTCTTAATAAGTATTTTACTAAAAAAGATGACCATTATCAACTAGATTCTAAAATTATGAGTAGAGTTCAATTTAGTAGACTTGATCTATTAAAAGACAGATATGATAATAACTTAGATCTTATCCTATGTAGAAATGTATTTATCTACTTTACAAAAGAAGTAAAGGATCAATTAACAACCAAACTAAGTAATTCTCTGGTAAATGACGGTATCTTGTTTTTGGGTAATACAGAATACCTTCTTAAACCAGATCAATTCAATTTAAACAAAGTATATAATTCATTTTATCAAAAGAAACAGTAA
- a CDS encoding MBL fold metallo-hydrolase, with protein sequence MIVISLEVCTLASGSSGNAIYIGSKNNKILVDAGLSGKRINNKLKEINLNVNELDAILITHEHNDHIQGAGVLSRRCDLPIYASKGTWEEAESKLGNIADKNKFIIDTNGFDIGDCYINPFNISHDAKEPVGYAITSEKAKVAIATDMGEITQEVKSQIIDSDLVVLESNHDLEMLKIGPYPWSLKKRVMGVKGHLSNDDAGAAVVELAQNAVSRILLAHLSKDNNVPELAYLTIKNMLVDAGIKLDKDIKLGFALQDKVSPLYQVG encoded by the coding sequence ATGATTGTAATTAGTTTAGAAGTATGTACTTTAGCCAGTGGTAGCTCTGGTAATGCTATCTATATAGGCTCTAAAAATAATAAAATATTAGTTGATGCTGGGTTAAGTGGAAAGAGGATTAATAATAAATTGAAGGAAATTAATTTAAATGTGAATGAGTTAGATGCAATCTTAATCACTCATGAACATAATGACCATATTCAAGGAGCAGGAGTTCTGTCTAGAAGATGTGATTTGCCTATTTATGCAAGCAAAGGCACTTGGGAAGAAGCTGAGTCTAAGTTAGGAAACATAGCTGATAAGAATAAATTTATTATTGATACTAATGGTTTTGATATTGGCGACTGTTATATTAATCCTTTTAATATCTCTCATGATGCGAAGGAACCTGTTGGTTATGCTATTACTTCAGAAAAAGCTAAAGTAGCTATAGCTACTGATATGGGTGAGATTACCCAAGAAGTAAAATCTCAAATTATTGATTCTGATTTAGTTGTATTAGAATCAAACCATGATTTAGAAATGCTAAAGATAGGTCCTTACCCTTGGTCACTTAAGAAGAGAGTGATGGGGGTTAAAGGTCATTTATCAAATGATGATGCAGGGGCTGCAGTAGTGGAATTAGCTCAAAATGCTGTTTCTCGTATATTATTAGCTCATTTAAGCAAAGATAATAATGTGCCTGAATTGGCTTATCTGACTATCAAAAATATGCTTGTTGATGCAGGTATTAAGTTAGACAAAGATATAAAGCTAGGTTTTGCTTTACAAGATAAGGTTAGCCCTCTCTATCAAGTTGGCTAA
- a CDS encoding S1C family serine protease encodes MELFSQNDYYEHKSTIKSYIIIAIMGILLGVSLIYFFSQQTTASMEKEKELGEVIQNSNLKDKEETNQDLPKQQEVISKEGNLNVIDVVKKVGPGIVKIKTVRERIIYDFFARKTEQQVEGEGSGVILNQEGYIITNNHVVEGANKIKVILPKNDQEYLGEVIGRDPVTDLAVVKIETNKDILPRVNFGDSSNLEVGELAIAIGNPYGFSNTVTTGVISALGRDLPIQEGVELTNMIQTDAAINPGNSGGALLNSQGKVVGINTAIIRQAQGLGFAIPINTAKDIANKLIKNGKIIRPWIGIYGGDITPDIAKEYGLDYEYGVYIARVIENSPADKAGLEQGDIITLIEEQQVEGMDRLKDILKSYDINDKITLLVHRENKTFNLRLRLEERPIE; translated from the coding sequence ATGGAATTATTCTCTCAAAATGATTATTATGAGCATAAATCTACTATTAAATCCTATATTATTATTGCAATAATGGGTATATTATTGGGTGTAAGCTTAATTTATTTTTTTTCTCAACAGACAACTGCTAGTATGGAAAAGGAAAAAGAACTAGGAGAAGTAATTCAAAATTCTAATTTAAAAGATAAGGAAGAAACAAATCAAGATCTACCTAAGCAACAAGAAGTAATTTCTAAAGAGGGGAATTTGAATGTAATTGACGTGGTAAAGAAAGTTGGACCTGGAATAGTAAAAATAAAAACTGTGAGAGAACGGATAATTTATGATTTTTTTGCCCGTAAAACTGAACAGCAGGTTGAAGGAGAAGGTTCAGGAGTTATTCTTAATCAAGAAGGGTATATCATTACTAATAATCACGTAGTTGAAGGTGCTAATAAGATTAAAGTAATTCTTCCCAAAAATGATCAAGAATATTTGGGAGAAGTAATAGGTCGTGATCCTGTAACAGATTTAGCAGTAGTGAAGATAGAGACAAATAAGGATATTTTACCTAGAGTAAATTTTGGAGATTCTAGTAACTTAGAAGTTGGGGAATTAGCCATTGCTATTGGTAATCCCTATGGCTTTTCTAATACTGTAACAACTGGAGTGATTAGTGCTTTAGGTAGAGACCTGCCTATACAAGAAGGTGTAGAGTTAACTAATATGATTCAAACTGATGCTGCTATTAACCCAGGAAATAGTGGTGGTGCATTATTAAATAGTCAGGGTAAAGTTGTAGGAATTAATACTGCTATTATTAGACAAGCTCAAGGATTAGGCTTTGCTATCCCAATAAATACTGCTAAAGATATAGCTAATAAATTAATTAAGAATGGTAAGATTATTAGGCCTTGGATTGGAATCTATGGTGGTGATATAACTCCTGATATAGCTAAAGAGTATGGTCTTGATTATGAATATGGGGTATATATTGCTAGAGTTATAGAAAATAGTCCTGCTGATAAAGCAGGTTTAGAGCAAGGTGATATAATCACCCTAATAGAAGAACAGCAAGTTGAAGGAATGGATAGATTAAAAGATATTTTGAAAAGTTATGATATAAATGATAAGATTACTTTATTAGTTCATCGAGAAAATAAAACTTTTAACCTTAGATTGAGATTAGAAGAACGACCAATAGAATAG
- the rlmH gene encoding 23S rRNA (pseudouridine(1915)-N(3))-methyltransferase RlmH — MNIKVISVGKIKENYINQGINEFVKRLQRHVNLEIIEVKDERISGNLSSSEMNQVKEEEADKILDKIDNRSYTIALDPQGKPMTSEGLAKSISNLQVQGYSSIEFIIGGALGLHQKIRDTADYVLSFSHMTFTHQMIRLILLEQVYRAFKIMKNEPYHL; from the coding sequence GTGAATATTAAGGTGATTTCAGTAGGAAAGATTAAAGAAAATTATATTAATCAAGGCATTAATGAGTTTGTTAAGAGATTACAAAGACATGTAAATTTAGAGATTATAGAGGTTAAAGATGAACGGATATCAGGTAATTTGAGTTCCTCTGAGATGAATCAGGTTAAAGAAGAAGAGGCAGATAAAATTTTGGATAAGATAGATAATAGGTCTTATACCATAGCTTTAGATCCTCAAGGTAAGCCTATGACTTCAGAAGGATTAGCAAAATCTATTAGTAATTTACAGGTTCAAGGCTATAGTAGTATCGAATTTATTATTGGTGGGGCATTAGGATTACATCAAAAAATAAGAGATACAGCAGATTATGTTTTGAGTTTTTCTCATATGACCTTTACTCATCAGATGATTAGATTAATATTATTAGAACAGGTTTATCGTGCTTTTAAGATTATGAAGAATGAACCTTATCATTTGTAG
- a CDS encoding ferritin — MLAERLLEELNEQLRYEYESAHYYLAIAAYFKAEDLEGFAHFFEIQAEEERFHAQKFANFIDEMGERVVIKALGEPRNEFDSIADAIEYALHHEESVTRRIYKLMDIAQEESCYPAISMLQWFVDEQVEEEATMDGLLKKVERIGENGNGIYMLDSELAQRTFTPPAGE, encoded by the coding sequence ATGTTAGCAGAGAGATTATTAGAAGAATTGAATGAACAGCTAAGGTATGAATATGAATCAGCTCATTATTATTTAGCAATAGCAGCTTATTTTAAAGCTGAAGATCTAGAAGGTTTTGCTCATTTCTTTGAAATTCAAGCAGAAGAAGAGCGTTTTCATGCTCAAAAGTTTGCTAATTTTATTGATGAGATGGGGGAGAGAGTTGTTATAAAAGCTCTTGGAGAGCCAAGAAATGAATTTGATTCTATTGCTGATGCAATTGAGTATGCTTTACACCATGAGGAAAGTGTTACTAGACGAATCTATAAATTAATGGATATTGCTCAAGAAGAGAGCTGTTATCCAGCTATTAGTATGTTACAATGGTTTGTTGATGAGCAAGTTGAAGAGGAAGCAACAATGGATGGATTATTGAAGAAGGTAGAGAGAATTGGTGAGAATGGAAATGGAATTTATATGTTAGATAGTGAATTAGCTCAAAGAACTTTTACTCCTCCTGCTGGAGAGTAA
- a CDS encoding TetR/AcrR family transcriptional regulator: MNNRSKIIEVALKLFAIRGYDGVGVKEIAECAGVTKPTLYHYFGNKKGLLEIVLEEKFSRLNTLVEEALVYNHDLPLTLNKIAAAYFNFAKEKDTFYRMQLAMSFAPPESEASKVVSKYIKEQYEMLEGLFIKASEDHGNMKGRHKAYAATFLGMINTYITLFLTGELELEEQLTYQAVHQFMHGIYS, from the coding sequence ATGAATAATCGTTCTAAAATCATAGAAGTAGCCCTTAAACTTTTTGCTATACGTGGTTATGATGGGGTTGGTGTAAAGGAGATAGCTGAATGTGCAGGTGTTACTAAGCCTACTCTTTATCATTATTTTGGTAATAAAAAGGGACTTTTAGAGATAGTTTTGGAAGAAAAATTTTCTCGATTAAATACTTTAGTTGAAGAAGCATTAGTTTATAATCATGATTTACCTTTGACTTTAAATAAGATAGCAGCTGCTTATTTTAATTTTGCAAAAGAAAAAGATACATTTTATAGGATGCAATTGGCGATGAGTTTTGCACCACCTGAAAGTGAAGCCAGTAAAGTAGTTAGCAAATATATTAAAGAACAGTATGAAATGCTAGAAGGTCTATTTATTAAAGCAAGTGAAGATCATGGTAATATGAAGGGAAGACATAAAGCTTATGCTGCTACTTTCTTAGGAATGATTAATACATATATTACTTTATTTTTAACAGGGGAATTAGAGTTAGAAGAGCAGTTAACCTATCAGGCAGTTCATCAATTTATGCATGGGATTTATTCTTAA
- a CDS encoding alpha-amylase family glycosyl hydrolase, giving the protein MKSWANDSVFYHIYPLGLCGAPKENDFSLPVNYRLDKLYDWVEHLKDLGINAMYLGPVFESNSHGYDTKDYYQVDRRLGDNQSLAKLIAYLQDNGIRVILDGVFNHVGREFWAFKDVLEKQQDSKYCNWFAGLDFNYQSPYGDPFTYEAWEGHYNLVKLNLKNKDVKEYLFNAVKEWINQFNIDGLRLDAADCLDKNFIVELGELCRGIRSDFWILGEVIHGDYRKWAGAAMMDSITNYECYKGLYSSHNDKNYFEIAYSLKRQFGEEGIYKHLPLYNFVDNHDVNRISTTLDNPAYLYPLHILLFMMPGVPAIYYGSEWGIDGKKVDGKDDPLRPELKISKVAETSLHRDLVNVIKSLADIRKSFESLRYGSYSEIFVDHQQFSFLREYEGEKLLVVVNSSDKALDLNLDIDLVGEYKLKDLLNGGEEFLINNNKAKIKNIPPYFGRIMKLEKQ; this is encoded by the coding sequence ATGAAAAGCTGGGCTAATGATTCTGTTTTTTATCACATTTATCCCTTGGGTCTATGTGGAGCTCCTAAGGAGAATGATTTTTCTTTACCTGTAAACTATAGATTAGATAAGTTATATGATTGGGTTGAACACTTAAAGGATTTAGGAATAAATGCTATGTATTTAGGACCTGTATTTGAGTCAAATAGTCATGGTTATGATACTAAAGATTATTATCAAGTTGACCGAAGATTAGGTGATAATCAAAGCTTAGCAAAGTTAATAGCTTATTTGCAAGATAATGGAATCAGAGTAATCTTAGATGGTGTTTTTAATCATGTAGGTAGAGAGTTTTGGGCTTTTAAGGATGTCTTAGAAAAACAGCAAGATTCAAAGTATTGTAATTGGTTTGCTGGTTTAGATTTTAACTATCAAAGTCCTTATGGTGATCCTTTTACTTATGAGGCTTGGGAAGGGCACTATAATTTAGTTAAATTAAATCTCAAGAATAAAGATGTTAAAGAATACCTTTTTAATGCAGTTAAAGAATGGATTAATCAGTTTAATATCGATGGCTTGAGATTAGATGCAGCAGACTGTCTAGATAAGAATTTCATAGTTGAATTAGGAGAGTTATGTAGAGGGATTAGAAGTGACTTTTGGATATTAGGGGAAGTAATTCATGGTGATTATAGAAAGTGGGCTGGAGCAGCTATGATGGATTCTATAACTAATTATGAATGTTATAAAGGCTTATATTCAAGCCATAATGATAAAAATTACTTTGAAATTGCTTATTCTCTTAAGCGCCAATTCGGAGAAGAAGGAATATATAAGCATTTACCACTATATAATTTTGTAGATAATCATGATGTAAATAGAATTAGCACTACTCTTGATAATCCTGCCTACTTGTACCCATTACATATTCTCTTATTTATGATGCCAGGAGTTCCTGCGATTTATTATGGAAGTGAATGGGGAATAGATGGTAAAAAGGTAGATGGTAAGGATGATCCGCTCAGACCAGAATTAAAGATTAGTAAAGTAGCTGAGACTAGTCTACATCGAGATTTAGTAAATGTTATTAAGTCTCTTGCCGATATAAGAAAAAGCTTTGAATCTTTACGTTATGGTAGCTATAGTGAAATTTTTGTGGATCATCAGCAATTTTCCTTTTTAAGAGAGTATGAAGGTGAAAAGTTATTAGTAGTAGTTAATTCTTCAGATAAAGCTTTAGATCTTAATTTAGATATTGATTTAGTAGGTGAATATAAATTAAAGGATTTATTAAATGGTGGAGAGGAATTTCTTATAAATAATAATAAAGCTAAAATAAAAAATATTCCACCTTATTTTGGAAGAATTATGAAGTTAGAAAAACAATAA
- a CDS encoding BsuPI-related putative proteinase inhibitor translates to MIYRVRPGDTLYEIAQRFRTTVQNLVELNDIENPDLVEVGQVLVVPGAEEDLEEREEIREGERRVEYRTKNFDYIVVNGLLIVMFTDQDSYEAGEYVKVNLVKTNITNTPIKLSYKSGQRIELVAYNRGQRIWSWSADQMFTQATKVITLEPGESLVYKEIWDQESDRGVDIDQGVYRIQGWNVAKEVSDYRLDVFIAIE, encoded by the coding sequence ATGATTTATAGGGTAAGACCTGGAGATACTCTTTATGAAATTGCTCAGCGTTTTAGGACTACTGTTCAGAATTTAGTAGAGTTAAATGATATTGAGAATCCTGATTTAGTAGAAGTTGGTCAAGTATTAGTTGTACCTGGAGCTGAAGAGGATTTAGAAGAAAGAGAAGAGATTAGAGAAGGTGAAAGAAGAGTAGAGTATAGAACTAAGAATTTTGATTATATAGTAGTTAATGGATTGTTAATTGTAATGTTTACTGATCAAGACAGCTATGAGGCTGGAGAATATGTTAAGGTTAATTTAGTAAAAACTAATATCACTAACACTCCAATTAAGTTAAGTTATAAGTCAGGTCAAAGGATTGAGTTAGTAGCTTATAATAGAGGTCAGAGAATATGGAGCTGGTCAGCGGATCAGATGTTTACTCAGGCTACTAAGGTAATTACTTTAGAACCTGGAGAGTCTTTAGTTTATAAAGAAATTTGGGATCAAGAGAGTGATCGTGGTGTAGATATTGATCAAGGAGTATATCGGATTCAAGGTTGGAATGTAGCTAAAGAGGTTAGTGACTATAGACTTGATGTGTTTATTGCAATTGAATAA